Proteins encoded in a region of the Malaciobacter mytili LMG 24559 genome:
- a CDS encoding TetR/AcrR family transcriptional regulator, producing the protein MAIVVDKQEKRRNIALACKEIILQAGVENITISQLAAKADIGKGTIYQYFANKEDILLELVCLVQKDYKEETLEIINSIDDEKEKIKIFFTNCYKEKYNGYRKFFKEFIGVSYCKTNCALIFFQKEWYFNSFEILSSIIKEGINKKRLKKESINLVDGILNSLVGYFIFSFYNKTIDETKNSINLYLDTIFKMIKV; encoded by the coding sequence ATGGCTATAGTAGTAGATAAACAAGAAAAAAGAAGAAATATTGCACTTGCTTGTAAGGAAATAATCTTACAAGCTGGTGTTGAAAATATAACTATTTCCCAACTTGCAGCAAAGGCAGATATAGGTAAAGGTACAATTTATCAATATTTTGCAAATAAAGAAGATATATTATTAGAGCTAGTTTGTTTAGTACAAAAGGATTATAAAGAAGAGACTTTAGAAATAATAAATAGTATTGATGATGAAAAAGAGAAAATTAAAATATTTTTTACAAATTGCTACAAAGAAAAATACAATGGTTATAGAAAATTTTTTAAAGAGTTTATAGGTGTTTCTTACTGTAAAACAAATTGTGCTTTAATATTTTTTCAAAAAGAGTGGTATTTTAACTCTTTTGAGATACTCTCTTCAATAATTAAAGAGGGAATAAATAAAAAAAGATTAAAAAAAGAGTCTATAAATTTAGTAGATGGAATATTAAATAGTTTAGTTGGGTATTTTATCTTTTCTTTTTATAATAAAACAATTGATGAGACAAAAAACAGTATCAACTTATATCTTGATACTATTTTTAAAATGATAAAAGTTTAA
- a CDS encoding PAS domain S-box protein, whose translation MRKSKQSLYSSLAIVIIIAVTIIISINSTYQYLNIKDRTIEDIKKNSRETILTLKKNLSTLISAYAINEYDKLILNEIQKKQIFAIIVEDYNMGEIVGKPAYITGKIRDKNWQVENYNIKNKIQLEELENCFYKDSFKIISKDKEVGKVTIYISNKNLNEKLKEIIIETIKNTIIISILLVLVLFLAIKYFVLKPISNIMDIISITDKDGIPISLIPLYGSKEINALSVRINNMIKTIKESRFILKENENRLQYLLELSPIAVRIAKDRGETVVFANKAYSNLIKTSKEKTYQKNPIDYYKDKKDYQEVLEKLENNQDVINKLINLNIQGKDIWVLSSYMNIKFKEEASVIGWFYDVTKEKELQKLLEQQKNEFEAIFKYAKDGLALLDLESNFIDFNEAYLEMTGFTREELLTKSCLELTSSEDFQKAKEIFETILENNYVTNFEKTCIVKDGKAIRINMSLVLLPEKNMILISAKDVTQLKLLESQSKLASMGEMIGNIAHQWRQPLNIISTIASSVKVRNEFGTIKLEEILEDMNSIINQTQYLSRTIDDFRNFIKNTNKKDKLSIVNTVKKALSIINSTMVNNNIILISNLEDDINIEGFENQLIQAFINIINNSKDALKENIDNEEDRVIFIETKKINDKNLSLSIKDSGKGIKKEFIDKIFEPYFTTKHQSIGTGIGLSMTYQIITENHHSEIKVSNESFIYNNKTYTGACFTIIFNT comes from the coding sequence ATGAGAAAAAGTAAACAATCCTTATACTCCTCACTAGCTATTGTTATTATTATAGCTGTAACAATAATAATAAGTATAAATTCTACATATCAATATCTAAATATAAAAGATAGAACAATAGAAGATATAAAGAAAAATTCTAGAGAAACTATTTTAACTTTAAAGAAAAATCTTTCAACTTTAATCTCTGCATATGCAATAAATGAATATGATAAATTAATTTTAAATGAAATACAAAAAAAACAGATTTTTGCAATTATTGTTGAAGATTATAATATGGGAGAGATTGTAGGAAAACCTGCATATATAACGGGAAAAATAAGAGATAAAAATTGGCAAGTTGAAAATTATAATATTAAAAATAAAATACAACTTGAAGAACTTGAAAATTGCTTTTATAAAGACTCTTTTAAAATTATATCAAAAGATAAAGAAGTAGGAAAAGTAACTATTTATATTTCAAATAAAAATTTAAATGAAAAATTAAAAGAAATAATAATTGAAACTATTAAAAATACAATAATAATCTCTATTTTGCTAGTTTTAGTTCTGTTTTTGGCTATAAAATATTTTGTTTTAAAACCTATTTCAAATATAATGGATATTATTTCTATAACAGATAAAGATGGAATTCCTATTAGTTTAATTCCTTTATATGGTTCAAAAGAGATAAATGCTTTATCTGTAAGAATAAATAATATGATTAAAACCATAAAAGAATCAAGATTTATTTTAAAAGAAAATGAAAATAGATTACAATATCTTTTAGAGTTAAGTCCCATTGCAGTAAGAATTGCAAAAGATAGAGGGGAAACAGTTGTTTTTGCCAATAAAGCATACTCAAATCTTATAAAAACAAGTAAAGAAAAAACCTATCAAAAAAATCCAATTGATTATTATAAAGATAAAAAAGATTATCAAGAAGTTCTTGAAAAATTAGAAAATAATCAAGATGTTATAAATAAACTAATCAATTTAAATATTCAAGGAAAAGATATTTGGGTTTTATCTTCTTATATGAATATAAAATTTAAAGAAGAAGCTTCTGTTATTGGTTGGTTTTATGATGTTACAAAAGAAAAAGAGCTACAAAAATTACTTGAACAACAAAAAAATGAATTTGAAGCTATTTTTAAATATGCAAAAGATGGTTTAGCATTACTTGATTTAGAAAGTAATTTTATAGATTTTAATGAAGCCTATTTGGAAATGACAGGTTTTACAAGAGAAGAGTTACTTACAAAATCTTGTTTAGAATTAACTTCTAGTGAAGATTTTCAAAAAGCAAAAGAGATTTTTGAAACTATTTTAGAAAATAACTATGTAACAAATTTTGAAAAAACTTGTATTGTAAAAGATGGTAAAGCAATTAGAATAAATATGTCTTTAGTTTTACTTCCTGAAAAAAATATGATTTTAATTAGTGCAAAAGATGTAACACAGTTAAAATTACTTGAATCTCAATCAAAATTAGCTTCAATGGGTGAGATGATAGGAAATATTGCCCATCAATGGAGACAACCTTTAAATATAATCTCTACAATAGCAAGTAGTGTTAAAGTTAGAAATGAATTTGGAACAATAAAGCTTGAAGAGATTTTAGAAGATATGAATAGTATTATTAATCAAACTCAATACTTATCAAGAACTATTGATGATTTTAGGAATTTTATAAAAAATACAAATAAGAAAGATAAATTATCAATTGTAAATACTGTAAAAAAAGCTCTTTCTATTATTAACTCTACAATGGTAAATAATAATATTATTTTAATTAGCAATTTAGAAGATGATATAAATATTGAAGGCTTTGAAAATCAACTTATACAAGCTTTTATTAATATTATAAATAACTCAAAAGATGCTTTAAAAGAAAATATTGATAATGAAGAAGATAGAGTTATTTTTATTGAGACTAAAAAAATAAATGATAAAAATCTAAGTTTAAGTATAAAAGATAGTGGTAAGGGAATAAAAAAAGAGTTTATTGATAAAATCTTTGAGCCTTACTTTACTACAAAACATCAAAGTATAGGTACAGGTATTGGGTTATCTATGACTTATCAAATCATCACAGAAAATCACCATAGTGAAATTAAAGTAAGTAATGAAAGCTTTATTTATAATAATAAAACATATACAGGTGCTTGCTTTACTATAATATTTAACACTTAA
- a CDS encoding substrate-binding domain-containing protein has product MNKIIINYLLLFFLSICAFANDLEKSNKKNIAYIVSDMSIPFWQIMSRGIENKAKEFEYNIKIYNSKNKAKEELISTVNAIKNKVDAIIVSPTNSSACVTILKLAKEANIPVVISDIGTDSGEFLSFISSNNYKGAYDIGKILAKKMKELHYENARVGIISIPQKRKNGQERTAGFLKALNEENIKGAGIEQQVNFSLEETYKLSKKLINTYPDLKALWLQGSDKYEGALKAIKESKKEILLITFDAEPNFLELIPSGVLVGAGMQQPFLMGEKAVEIINSYFNMQKVEKFIELPVLGISKDNIQEKLPIIKRNVLGLN; this is encoded by the coding sequence ATGAATAAAATAATAATTAATTATTTATTATTGTTTTTTTTATCAATTTGTGCTTTTGCAAATGATTTAGAAAAGAGTAATAAAAAAAATATAGCCTACATTGTTTCTGATATGAGTATTCCTTTTTGGCAAATTATGAGCAGAGGTATTGAAAATAAAGCAAAAGAGTTTGAATATAATATTAAGATATATAATTCAAAAAATAAAGCAAAAGAAGAACTAATTTCCACTGTTAATGCTATAAAAAATAAAGTAGATGCAATTATTGTGTCACCTACAAATTCCTCAGCTTGTGTAACTATTTTAAAATTAGCAAAAGAGGCAAATATTCCTGTTGTAATTTCTGATATTGGAACAGATAGTGGGGAATTTTTATCTTTTATTTCTTCAAATAACTACAAAGGTGCATATGATATAGGAAAAATTCTTGCAAAAAAAATGAAAGAATTACACTATGAAAATGCAAGAGTTGGAATTATTTCAATTCCTCAAAAAAGAAAAAATGGTCAAGAAAGAACAGCTGGTTTTTTAAAAGCTTTAAATGAAGAGAATATTAAAGGTGCAGGTATTGAACAACAAGTTAATTTTTCACTAGAAGAGACATATAAATTAAGTAAAAAATTAATAAATACTTATCCTGATTTAAAAGCTTTATGGCTTCAAGGTTCTGATAAGTACGAAGGGGCATTAAAAGCCATAAAAGAGAGTAAAAAAGAGATTTTACTTATTACTTTTGATGCAGAACCAAATTTCTTAGAATTAATTCCTAGTGGTGTTTTAGTAGGTGCCGGAATGCAGCAACCATTTTTAATGGGAGAAAAAGCAGTTGAGATAATTAATAGTTACTTTAATATGCAAAAAGTAGAAAAGTTTATTGAATTACCAGTTCTTGGGATTTCAAAAGATAATATACAAGAAAAGCTACCTATTATAAAAAGAAATGTTTTAGGATTAAACTAA
- the aroB gene encoding 3-dehydroquinate synthase gives MIVNITLPNNTSYDITIDRLTNIYFDTKVVVVTNPTISGFHLEYLKEKLSAKELSIVTIPDGEEYKNMQTIDMILNHCFENRLDRKSLLVAFGGGVIGDMTGFAASIYQRGIDFIQIPTTLLSQVDASVGGKTGINNKYGKNLVGAFHQPKAVLIDPYFLTTLPKREYGAGIAEIVKMAVTFNKEFFEWLEQNDLTNEENIKQAIRKSVETKALVVSQDEKETGIRAALNYGHTFGHVIENETNYKTYLHGEAVGIGMVMANALALKVGLISEQETLRVKNLLEKYEIPTSYKIKDVQDFYEHFFLDKKSLDNKIKFILPKGIGDCVITNEIKKDDVIETLKAFN, from the coding sequence ATGATAGTAAATATTACTTTACCAAATAATACTTCTTATGATATTACAATTGACAGATTAACAAATATATATTTTGATACTAAAGTTGTTGTGGTAACAAACCCAACAATTAGTGGATTTCATCTAGAATATTTAAAAGAAAAATTAAGTGCTAAAGAGTTAAGCATTGTAACTATTCCTGATGGGGAAGAGTATAAAAATATGCAAACAATTGATATGATTTTAAATCATTGTTTTGAAAATAGACTTGATAGAAAGTCATTATTAGTAGCTTTTGGTGGTGGTGTTATAGGGGATATGACAGGTTTTGCAGCTTCTATATATCAAAGAGGAATAGATTTTATACAAATACCTACAACTCTTTTATCTCAAGTTGATGCAAGTGTTGGTGGAAAAACAGGAATAAACAATAAATATGGGAAAAATTTAGTAGGAGCTTTTCATCAACCAAAAGCTGTATTAATTGATCCTTACTTTTTAACTACTTTACCAAAAAGAGAATATGGTGCAGGAATTGCTGAAATTGTAAAAATGGCAGTTACTTTTAATAAAGAGTTTTTTGAATGGTTAGAACAAAATGATTTAACAAATGAAGAAAATATTAAACAAGCCATTAGAAAATCAGTTGAAACAAAAGCTTTGGTTGTTTCTCAAGATGAAAAAGAGACAGGTATTAGAGCTGCTTTAAATTATGGACATACTTTTGGTCATGTAATAGAAAATGAAACAAACTATAAAACTTACTTACATGGTGAGGCTGTTGGTATTGGTATGGTTATGGCAAATGCACTTGCTTTAAAAGTTGGACTAATAAGTGAACAAGAGACTTTAAGAGTTAAAAATCTATTGGAAAAATATGAAATTCCTACTTCTTATAAAATAAAAGATGTACAAGACTTTTATGAACATTTCTTTTTAGATAAAAAATCACTTGATAATAAAATTAAGTTTATTCTGCCAAAAGGTATTGGTGATTGTGTAATTACTAATGAAATAAAAAAAGATGATGTAATCGAAACTTTAAAGGCATTTAATTAA
- a CDS encoding mechanosensitive ion channel family protein, producing the protein MKTKFFLLFLFVTFFSISSFAQEKVEQTNTLTKQELENKQIAQKQKALEEKSMQDLAQITVLQSKIENLNEKLKDNILLKRYSNYIAYRKISTELDSLKKSLKNKGKSEEQYSQLNNKIRIKENELELISEYKGSPIGNLLNPPDVEKYEGITNPFGIINALSYIKKLENNKKDFISVEKSISDLLLLLEEKSFLYLELYNLEQKTEYKQLLNFLDKQKKDFTMVLEIVSTTEEVYTRKVEQVTLEIKSQISNQIEKIFTILIIIFLLFFITFLIKLGLKKYFSQNENYYMINKIINFIVVLIIVLIILFSYIDNVSYVVTILGFASAGIAIALKDWFMSIFGWMVIVTSGSIQVGDRIKVTRGGVEAVGDVLDISLFKLTIREDITYTSYTTNRRTGRIFFIPNNYVFSEMIANYTHSGLRTVWDGIDITITFDSNYKKAQHIAKEILKHYSKGYTDITRKQLSKMRSKYQLRATGVEPRVYTFVEPNGIVISSWYLTNSYAALVLRSTMSPEILKAFMEEDDIHIAYPTQQININDTNNAYGPSRRPVPKDLEEQIIKR; encoded by the coding sequence ATGAAAACTAAATTTTTTCTTTTATTTTTATTTGTAACTTTTTTTTCTATTTCTTCTTTTGCTCAAGAAAAAGTTGAACAAACTAATACTTTAACAAAGCAAGAGTTAGAAAATAAGCAAATTGCCCAAAAGCAAAAAGCTTTAGAAGAAAAAAGTATGCAGGACTTGGCTCAAATAACTGTTTTACAAAGTAAAATTGAAAATTTAAATGAGAAGTTAAAAGATAATATTTTATTAAAAAGATATAGTAACTATATTGCATATAGAAAAATCTCTACTGAGCTTGACTCTTTAAAAAAGAGTTTAAAAAATAAAGGAAAAAGTGAAGAACAATACTCTCAACTAAATAATAAAATTAGAATTAAAGAAAATGAGTTAGAGCTTATTTCAGAATATAAAGGCTCTCCTATTGGAAATCTTTTAAATCCACCTGATGTGGAAAAATATGAAGGAATTACTAACCCTTTTGGAATAATTAATGCACTTTCTTATATTAAAAAATTAGAAAACAATAAAAAAGACTTTATCTCTGTTGAAAAAAGTATTTCAGATTTATTACTTTTACTTGAAGAGAAAAGTTTTTTATATCTTGAATTATATAATTTAGAACAGAAAACTGAATATAAACAATTACTTAATTTTTTAGATAAACAAAAAAAAGATTTTACTATGGTTTTAGAGATTGTTTCTACTACTGAAGAGGTATATACAAGAAAAGTAGAACAAGTGACTTTAGAGATAAAATCACAAATTTCAAATCAAATAGAGAAGATTTTTACTATATTAATAATTATTTTCTTACTATTTTTTATAACTTTTTTAATAAAACTTGGACTTAAAAAGTATTTTTCACAAAATGAAAACTATTATATGATTAATAAAATTATCAATTTTATAGTGGTATTAATTATAGTTTTAATTATTCTTTTTTCATATATAGATAATGTTTCATATGTGGTAACAATCTTAGGATTTGCATCTGCTGGTATTGCAATTGCATTAAAAGATTGGTTTATGTCAATTTTTGGATGGATGGTTATTGTAACTTCAGGTTCTATTCAAGTTGGTGATAGAATTAAAGTTACAAGAGGTGGAGTTGAAGCTGTTGGAGATGTTTTAGATATTTCTTTATTTAAATTAACAATTAGAGAAGATATTACTTATACTTCATATACAACAAATAGAAGAACAGGAAGAATTTTCTTTATTCCAAATAACTATGTTTTTTCTGAAATGATAGCAAACTATACTCACTCAGGATTAAGAACAGTTTGGGATGGAATTGATATTACAATTACTTTTGATTCAAACTATAAAAAAGCTCAACATATTGCAAAAGAGATATTAAAACACTACTCAAAAGGATATACTGATATTACAAGAAAACAGTTATCTAAAATGAGAAGTAAATATCAGTTAAGAGCAACAGGAGTTGAACCAAGGGTTTATACTTTTGTAGAGCCAAATGGAATAGTAATTTCTTCTTGGTATCTTACTAACTCTTATGCAGCTTTGGTTCTTAGAAGTACAATGTCTCCTGAGATATTAAAAGCTTTTATGGAAGAAGATGATATTCATATTGCTTACCCAACTCAACAAATTAATATTAATGATACAAATAATGCTTATGGGCCTTCAAGAAGACCTGTGCCAAAAGATTTGGAAGAGCAAATTATTAAAAGATAG
- the mtaB gene encoding tRNA (N(6)-L-threonylcarbamoyladenosine(37)-C(2))-methylthiotransferase MtaB, with protein MNFSTNKPKVYFKTFGCRTNVFDTQVMMSNLTDFEVTTDDKNADIVIINSCTVTNSADSTARGYINSLNKLPKKPRVIFTGCGVWTKGETLFNENKIDALFGHSEKEKINDLLKSEDRFFQAGDLEHIDETIVEEFIGKSRAFIKIQEGCDFRCSYCIIPYVRGDARSYSEDKILEQVQKLASNGFGEFILTGTNVGSYGKKQHTSLAKLLKKMSLIKGVRRIRMGSIEPIQIDDEFKEIINEPFMAKHLHIALQHTSKEMLKIMNRRNKVLSDLELFEFLRDNGYALGTDFIVGHPGETNQLWAEAMENLRKFPLTHIHAFTYSKRDGTPSAIMKDIVKGDIAKERYNELVSIIEEKNYQFRKNNTKNLEILIEQEKNGKYIGLDQFFNQIEVESEVDLVGDWIFLDDYKVRQDKNVAKFK; from the coding sequence ATGAATTTTTCAACAAATAAGCCAAAGGTTTACTTTAAAACTTTTGGTTGTAGAACAAATGTATTTGATACTCAAGTGATGATGAGTAATTTAACTGATTTTGAAGTTACAACTGATGACAAAAATGCAGATATTGTAATTATAAATTCATGTACTGTTACAAATAGTGCAGATTCAACTGCAAGGGGATATATTAACTCACTAAATAAACTACCAAAAAAACCAAGAGTTATTTTTACAGGTTGTGGAGTTTGGACAAAAGGTGAAACTTTATTTAATGAAAATAAAATTGATGCACTTTTTGGACATAGTGAAAAAGAAAAAATCAATGATTTATTAAAAAGTGAAGATAGATTTTTTCAAGCTGGTGATTTAGAGCATATTGATGAAACAATAGTTGAAGAGTTTATTGGTAAAAGTAGAGCTTTTATAAAAATACAAGAGGGTTGTGATTTTAGATGTAGTTATTGTATTATCCCTTATGTAAGAGGTGATGCAAGAAGTTATAGTGAAGATAAAATCTTAGAGCAAGTGCAAAAACTTGCAAGCAATGGCTTTGGAGAGTTTATTTTAACTGGAACAAATGTGGGAAGCTATGGGAAAAAACAACATACTTCTTTAGCAAAACTTTTAAAGAAAATGTCTTTAATAAAAGGTGTAAGGCGTATTAGAATGGGAAGTATTGAGCCTATTCAAATTGATGATGAATTTAAAGAGATAATTAATGAACCTTTTATGGCTAAACATCTTCATATTGCACTACAACACACTTCAAAAGAGATGCTTAAAATTATGAATAGAAGAAATAAAGTTCTTTCTGATTTAGAACTTTTTGAATTTTTAAGAGATAATGGTTATGCTTTAGGAACAGATTTTATAGTTGGACATCCTGGTGAAACTAATCAACTTTGGGCTGAAGCTATGGAAAATTTAAGAAAATTTCCTCTTACTCATATTCATGCTTTTACCTATTCAAAAAGAGATGGAACACCAAGTGCTATTATGAAAGATATTGTAAAAGGTGATATTGCAAAAGAGAGATATAATGAACTTGTCTCTATAATAGAAGAGAAAAATTACCAATTTAGAAAAAATAATACAAAAAATTTAGAAATATTAATTGAACAAGAAAAAAACGGGAAATATATAGGTCTTGATCAATTCTTTAATCAAATTGAAGTTGAAAGTGAAGTTGATTTGGTTGGGGATTGGATATTTTTAGATGATTATAAGGTAAGGCAAGATAAAAATGTCGCAAAATTCAAATAA
- a CDS encoding AAA family ATPase, translating to MSQNSNKKLDKNLKLMSLSATILLILFIYTMYKSSTQIEGSSYYVGLLFLFLLLVVAIYIRLKQDKIKEFFEKKGVNTTAFEKELQKQKEEAVTTTKEELTSNIKAVTSNITFKDVAGISEVKEELEEIVDFLNSPKKYISHGVKLPKGVLLVGPPGVGKTLIARAVAGEADVPFFYQSGASFVQIYVGMGAKKVRELFIKAKACAPAIVFIDEIDAIGKKRTGTSNDEREATLNELLTQMDGFEGDSGVIVIAATNKIDVLDDALLRAGRFDRRVFVSLPNIEDRKHILELYLKGKNLEFDVNKLAVSTAGFSSAALATLVNEALLNMIKRNSKILEEEDIEIAKNKLQFGKKQAKILDEKQKEILAIYQASKAFVSKHKTALFDEGISKLDSTYPSYHELVENIRRYLAGNIGVEVIKKEQYAVNSEDLKEAMNIALNMVDNYKMVTDANELINRVKNELRAELSHNAIQINRLKEIMLKNEVIFENDF from the coding sequence ATGTCGCAAAATTCAAATAAAAAATTAGATAAAAATCTAAAACTTATGAGTCTATCAGCAACCATTTTGCTGATTTTATTTATCTATACAATGTATAAAAGTAGTACACAAATTGAAGGAAGCTCTTACTATGTAGGGCTTCTTTTTTTATTTTTATTACTTGTAGTTGCAATATATATAAGATTAAAGCAAGATAAGATTAAAGAGTTTTTCGAAAAAAAAGGTGTAAATACAACTGCTTTTGAAAAAGAGTTACAAAAGCAAAAAGAAGAAGCTGTAACTACAACAAAAGAAGAATTAACTTCAAATATTAAAGCAGTAACTTCAAATATAACTTTTAAAGATGTGGCAGGTATTTCTGAAGTAAAAGAAGAACTTGAAGAGATAGTTGATTTTTTAAATTCTCCTAAAAAGTATATCTCTCATGGGGTTAAACTTCCAAAAGGTGTACTTTTAGTAGGTCCTCCTGGCGTTGGGAAAACACTTATTGCACGAGCCGTGGCAGGAGAAGCTGATGTACCATTTTTTTATCAAAGTGGTGCAAGTTTTGTTCAGATTTATGTGGGAATGGGAGCTAAAAAAGTAAGAGAGCTATTTATTAAAGCAAAAGCTTGTGCTCCTGCAATTGTATTTATTGATGAAATAGATGCAATTGGTAAAAAAAGAACAGGAACTTCAAATGATGAAAGAGAAGCAACTTTAAATGAACTTCTTACTCAAATGGATGGATTTGAAGGAGATAGTGGAGTTATTGTTATTGCTGCAACAAATAAAATTGATGTTTTAGATGATGCATTACTTAGAGCTGGAAGATTTGATAGAAGAGTTTTTGTAAGTTTACCAAATATTGAAGATAGAAAACATATTTTAGAACTATATTTAAAAGGTAAAAATTTAGAGTTTGATGTGAATAAACTAGCTGTTTCAACAGCTGGTTTTTCTTCTGCTGCACTTGCAACTTTAGTAAATGAAGCCCTATTAAATATGATAAAAAGAAATTCTAAAATATTAGAAGAAGAAGATATAGAAATTGCTAAAAATAAATTACAATTTGGTAAAAAACAAGCAAAAATCTTAGATGAAAAGCAAAAAGAGATTTTAGCAATTTATCAAGCTAGTAAAGCTTTTGTTTCTAAACATAAAACAGCTTTATTTGATGAGGGGATTTCTAAATTAGACTCAACATATCCTTCATATCATGAATTAGTTGAAAATATTAGAAGATATTTAGCTGGAAATATTGGAGTTGAAGTTATAAAAAAAGAACAATATGCTGTAAATAGTGAGGATTTAAAAGAGGCTATGAATATTGCTTTAAATATGGTAGATAATTATAAAATGGTTACTGATGCAAATGAACTTATAAATAGAGTTAAAAATGAACTAAGAGCAGAATTATCACATAATGCAATACAAATAAATAGATTAAAAGAGATAATGCTTAAAAATGAGGTAATTTTTGAAAATGATTTCTAA
- the bioV gene encoding pimelyl-ACP methyl ester esterase BioV, translating to MISNYFSGFCLKEEKELFSEYLIENDFTISGFSYGAIKAFKKALNTQERVDLIQLFSPAFFQDKDKKYIRMQLMFFKKDAKNYCENFLKNIAYPKSVDTSKYFKQGTYEELEELLTFIWEKEELEKLINKGTKIEVYLGSEDKIVDANKTREFFREFATIYYINNVGHIL from the coding sequence ATGATTTCTAATTATTTTAGTGGCTTTTGTTTAAAAGAAGAAAAAGAGCTATTTAGTGAATATTTAATAGAAAATGATTTTACTATTTCAGGTTTTTCATATGGAGCTATAAAAGCTTTTAAAAAGGCATTAAATACTCAAGAAAGAGTTGATTTAATACAGCTTTTTTCTCCTGCTTTTTTTCAAGATAAAGATAAAAAATATATAAGAATGCAATTAATGTTTTTTAAAAAAGATGCAAAAAATTATTGTGAAAATTTTTTAAAAAATATTGCATATCCTAAAAGTGTAGATACTTCAAAATATTTTAAGCAAGGAACATATGAAGAGTTAGAAGAACTTTTAACTTTTATTTGGGAAAAAGAAGAACTTGAAAAACTAATAAATAAAGGTACGAAAATAGAAGTTTATTTAGGTTCTGAAGATAAAATAGTTGATGCAAATAAAACAAGAGAGTTTTTTAGAGAATTTGCAACTATTTATTATATAAATAATGTAGGACATATTTTATAA
- the mog gene encoding molybdopterin adenylyltransferase codes for MKAKIGIITASDRASKGIYEDLSGQAIIDTLNEYLTSPWESVYRCIEDNQKTIEETLKELVDKQGCCLVVTTGGTGPAARDVTPEATEAVCDRMMPGFGELMRAESLKYVPTAILSRQTAGLRGSSLIVNLPGKPKSIRECLDAVFPAIPYCIDLMEGPYLECNEEIIKPFRPKK; via the coding sequence ATGAAAGCAAAAATTGGAATAATAACAGCAAGTGATAGGGCAAGTAAAGGTATATATGAGGATTTAAGTGGTCAGGCTATTATTGATACTTTAAATGAATATTTAACTTCTCCTTGGGAAAGTGTATATAGATGTATTGAAGATAATCAAAAAACTATTGAAGAGACTTTAAAAGAATTAGTTGATAAACAAGGATGTTGTTTAGTAGTAACAACAGGTGGAACAGGTCCAGCTGCAAGAGATGTAACACCAGAAGCTACAGAAGCAGTTTGCGATAGAATGATGCCAGGTTTTGGTGAATTAATGAGAGCTGAGTCTTTAAAATATGTACCAACAGCAATTTTATCAAGACAAACAGCAGGACTTAGAGGAAGCTCATTAATTGTAAATTTACCAGGTAAGCCAAAATCAATAAGAGAGTGTTTAGATGCAGTTTTCCCTGCAATTCCATATTGTATTGATTTAATGGAAGGTCCATATTTAGAATGTAATGAAGAAATAATAAAGCCATTTAGACCAAAAAAATAG